One Oryza brachyantha chromosome 3, ObraRS2, whole genome shotgun sequence DNA segment encodes these proteins:
- the LOC102699757 gene encoding PHD finger protein ING1 isoform X2: protein MGFLEDFQASVEALPAMLHRNYSLMRELDRSLQGVQTENEQRCQQEIEDIKHGLESGSIAFDPAKLKFSDEAIDEQKHCVRIADEKVALATQTYDLVDAHIQQLDQFMRKLEELRQEKEAATAAATAAAAGTTVAATVMASAGTSAVDNTPKGGRSGERGRGGRKKTAKVPTEQPAPAIDLELPVDPNEPTYCLCNQVSYGEMVACDNNDCKIEWFHFGCVGLKEQPKGKWYCPSCIGFQKKRKGK from the exons ATGGGGTTCCTCGAGGACTTCCAAGCCA GTGTTGAAGCATTGCCAGCTATGCTGCATAGGAACTATTCATTAATGCGAGAGCTAGATAGAAGCTTGCAAG GTGTGCAAACGGAAAATGAGCAGCGCTGTCAGCAAGAAATAGAGGACATTAAGCATGGACTTGAATCTGGAAGTATTGCATTTGACCCtgcaaaacttaaattttctgATGAAGCAATTGATGAGCAGAAGCATTGTGTTAGAATTGCTGATGAGAAGGTGGCTTTAGCCACTCAGACTTATGACCTG GTTGATGCTCACATACAGCAGCTAGATCAGTTTATGAGAAAACTTGAAGAACTTCGACAAG AAAAGGAGGCAGCTACAGCTGCCGCcactgcagctgctgcaggtACAACCGTTGCTGCTACTGTGATGGCTAGTGCTGGTACCTCTGCTGTTGATAATACTCCAAAAGGTGGAAGATCTGGCGAAAGAGGCCGAGGGGGTCGAAAGAA GACTGCTAAGGTGCCCACTGAGCAACCAGCACCAGCCATAGATTTAGAGCTGCCTGTGGATCCTAACGAACCAACATATTGCCTCTGCAACCAAGTCAGCTACGGAGAGATGGTCGCATGTGACAATAATGAT TGCAAGATCGAATGGTTCCACTTTGGGTGCGTTGGCTTGAAAGAGCAGCCAAAAGGGAAGTGGTATTGCCCGAGTTGCATTGGATTCCAGAAGAAGCGAAAAGGAAAGTGA
- the LOC102699757 gene encoding PHD finger protein ING1 isoform X1: MGFLEDFQARSKKWLSSIRVDMVTHPAAVYAVEGVEALPAMLHRNYSLMRELDRSLQGVQTENEQRCQQEIEDIKHGLESGSIAFDPAKLKFSDEAIDEQKHCVRIADEKVALATQTYDLVDAHIQQLDQFMRKLEELRQEKEAATAAATAAAAGTTVAATVMASAGTSAVDNTPKGGRSGERGRGGRKKTAKVPTEQPAPAIDLELPVDPNEPTYCLCNQVSYGEMVACDNNDCKIEWFHFGCVGLKEQPKGKWYCPSCIGFQKKRKGK; the protein is encoded by the exons ATGGGGTTCCTCGAGGACTTCCAAGCCA GATCGAAAAAGTGGTTAAGCAGTATTCGTGTGGATATGGTAACCCACCCTGCAGCGGTTTATGCGGTAGAAG GTGTTGAAGCATTGCCAGCTATGCTGCATAGGAACTATTCATTAATGCGAGAGCTAGATAGAAGCTTGCAAG GTGTGCAAACGGAAAATGAGCAGCGCTGTCAGCAAGAAATAGAGGACATTAAGCATGGACTTGAATCTGGAAGTATTGCATTTGACCCtgcaaaacttaaattttctgATGAAGCAATTGATGAGCAGAAGCATTGTGTTAGAATTGCTGATGAGAAGGTGGCTTTAGCCACTCAGACTTATGACCTG GTTGATGCTCACATACAGCAGCTAGATCAGTTTATGAGAAAACTTGAAGAACTTCGACAAG AAAAGGAGGCAGCTACAGCTGCCGCcactgcagctgctgcaggtACAACCGTTGCTGCTACTGTGATGGCTAGTGCTGGTACCTCTGCTGTTGATAATACTCCAAAAGGTGGAAGATCTGGCGAAAGAGGCCGAGGGGGTCGAAAGAA GACTGCTAAGGTGCCCACTGAGCAACCAGCACCAGCCATAGATTTAGAGCTGCCTGTGGATCCTAACGAACCAACATATTGCCTCTGCAACCAAGTCAGCTACGGAGAGATGGTCGCATGTGACAATAATGAT TGCAAGATCGAATGGTTCCACTTTGGGTGCGTTGGCTTGAAAGAGCAGCCAAAAGGGAAGTGGTATTGCCCGAGTTGCATTGGATTCCAGAAGAAGCGAAAAGGAAAGTGA
- the LOC102706550 gene encoding uncharacterized protein LOC102706550, producing the protein MSAEQAAEFGGSGACGVPGDLGSDGSGPAAASFSLSLFPFLRCPAFHFAGAFLAFSCVEAKLSSRRVINLIDLSAGASARVAARDGSSVRETQSERKEYADLKTVTRSMRRSSSDRSCGNGTPMKVLIAEEMAKEGDTNQKTTSVVEKLMGLDDDAAFPKSVQPSNRRRFPDGHFSAMLARVNNQMPFDKHICLVENMEYKDVYEVGYQPPRSEHLSNELPQRRRPHEDHDKKRMDLVRQKFVEAKHLASHKNLLQSKEFHEALEVLNSNKHLFLKFLEEPNSLFAKQSSEFHSAPTSPQRKRITVLKPTKSVEMKGEKQIKNQQEQTVNGSRIERSNIHRRSNSVGGHVKAQRPPQHTRIVVLKPSSTITSMEHFQKNGHDNLDDSGAPVISRHLSDEINWSAQVMCHQHDESFRDCMHSNMFIRDRAYYGYDEDGSSISDSEIGHPTSRHSWEYIYRFSNPYFGSCSPESLVTREAKKHTSDRWPIVSSNEISQEKVLVRRSLSTLGEMLAMSDMKKKGAAEQAVTNTSDQLCTNEPRHTVPSKCSVDGDGESTLKKMSRSKSVPVSSAAFDSLQLDDGCSNPEHEEPTSSKEEIKPKNGKSSLKGKISSFFLKRKKSGNDKLSPSSLGALGSRVPLASNASTVNSDVSQTEWNSLQEDVASENLERSDITHAVASVNELEVTSSSSKSPVITLEKALSFEIRNSHYDQPSPTSVLDASFEDASEKTPNSSENAITAKQEPLSRSLPIGSIARTLSWDDSSQEATLCSAKGDSCEQDQYEFIEKIISSAGFGNEKISNIFVRWHSHDFPLGATVLDQFLERKVEDAKCRERRSNQRLLIDSVNAALLDIGQSKLWGAYPCMERHVNNAQRVATCHMLVADEVWRLVKGWLSDDAGNKYMVNVVDNAGLVADWVVDKEIQGRSWPEALRLEVDEISKEICRDVLDELVGEAFSELAGCH; encoded by the exons ATGTCGGCAGAGCAGGCGGCGGAGTTTGGGGGTAGTGGCGCGTGTGGCGTGCCAGGCGACCTTGGCAGCGACGGGTCGgggcccgcggcggcgagtttctccctctccctctttcccTTTCTTCGGTGCCCCGCTTTCCATTTCGCTGGCGCCTTTCTCGCCTTCTCCTGCGTTGAGGCCAAACTCAGCAGCCGAAG AGTGATCAACCTGATTGATTTGAGTGCCGGAGCCAGCGCGAGGGTTGCCGCAAGAGATG GTTCCTCGGTGCGAGAAACTCAATCAGAACGGAAGGAGTATGCTGATCTCAAGACA GTGACTCGCAGCATGCGAAGGAGCTCGTCAGATAGATCGTGTGGTAATGGTACACCCATGAAAGTGCTGATAGCGGAGGAAATGGCGAAGGAGGGGGACACAAATCAGAAGACCACTAGTGTTGTAGAGAAGCTGATGGGTCTTGATGATGATGCAGCCTTTCCTAAGTCTGTTCAACCTTCCAACAGGAGGAGATTTCCAGATGGCCATTTTTCTGCTATGTTGGCAAGGGTTAACAACCAAATGCCATTTGACAAACACATATGCTTAGTTGAAAATATGGAGTATAAGGATGTCTATGAAGTTGGATACCAACCACCAAGAAGTGAACATCTGAGCAATGAATTACCACAAAGAAGAAGACCACATGAAGATCATGACAAGAAAAGAATGGATCTTGTCCGCCAGAAGTTTGTCGAAGCAAAGCATCTAGCATCACATAAGAATCTTCTCCAATCAAAGGAATTCCATGAAGCTCTCGAGGTTCTGAATTCAAATAAACACTTGTTTCTCAAATTTCTCGAGGAACCTAACTCGCTCTTTGCGAAACAATCTAGTGAATTTCATTCTGCACCAACATCACCCCAGAGGAAGCGGATCACTGTGTTGAAGCCCACCAAATCAGTGGAGATGAAAGGTGAAAAGCAAATTAAAAACCAGCAAGAGCAGACAGTCAATGGAAGTAGAATTGAGAGAAGCAATATTCATAGGAGGTCTAATTCTGTTGGCGGTCATGTCAAAGCACAAAGGCCTCCACAGCACACGCGAATAGTGGTTTTAAAACCTAGCTCTACCATTACTTCAATGGagcattttcaaaaaaatgggCACGACAACCTGGATGATTCTGGAGCTCCTGTTATATCAAGGCATTTGAGTGATGAGATAAATTGGTCAGCACAGGTCATGTGCCATCAACATGATGAATCTTTTCGGGATTGCATGCACTCAAATATGTTCATAAGAGATAGAGCATACTACGGATATGATGAAGATGGTAGTAGCATTAGTGACTCAGAAATTGGACATCCAACATCACGCCATTCTTGGGAGTACATCTATCGATTTAGCAACCCTTACTTCGGCTCTTGTTCTCCTGAATCACTTGTAACTAGGGAGGCTAAGAAACATACCTCTGATAGGTGGCCAATTGTATCTTCTAATGAGATCAGCCAAGAAAAAGTGCTAGTGCGAAGGAGCTTGAGCACACTCGGTGAAATGCTTGCCATGTCAGATATGAAGAAAAAAGGGGCCGCTGAACAAGCGGTCACTAATACCAGCGATCAGTTGTGCACCAATGAACCAAGACATACAGTACCATCTAAATGTTCTgttgatggagatggagaaagTACCCTCAAGAAAATGTCAAGGTCAAAATCTGTTCCAGTCTCATCAGCAGCCTTTGACAGTCTGCAGTTAGATGATGGATGCTCAAATCCTGAACATGAGGAGCCCACATCATCAAAGGAGGAGATCAAACCTAAGAATGGCAAGTCATCTCTCAAGGGAAAGATTTCAAGCTTCTTCCTAAAACGCAAGAAATCTGGAAACGATAAGCTTTCCCCATCCTCTTTGGGGGCCTTGGGTAGCAGAGTTCCATTGGCCAGTAATGCATCAACAGTTAACTCTGATGTATCGCAGACTGAATGGAATAGCTTACAAGAGGATGTTGCTTCAGAAAATTTAGAGAGGTCCGATATTACACACGCAGTAGCTTCGGTCAATGAACTAGAAGTAACTTCTTCTTCATCTAAG TCTCCAGTAATTACTCTTGAGAAAGCACTCTCATTTGAGATCCGAAACTCCCACTATGATCAGCCCAGCCCTACATCAGTACTCGATGCATCATTTGAGGATGCTAGTGAGAAGACACCCAATTCATCCGAAAATGCAATTACCGCTAAACAAG AACCTCTTTCGAGATCTCTTCCTATTGGATCAATTGCGCGGACTTTATCATGGGATGATTCTTCACAGGAGGCTACATTATGTTCAGCCAAAGGAGATAGCTGTGAGCAAGATCAATATGAGTTCATTGAAAAGATTATATCTTCAGCTGGCTTTGGCAATGAAAAGATCAGCAACATTTTCGTACGGTGGCATTCACATGATTTCCCTCTGGGCGCCACCGTGCTTGACCAGTTCTTGGAACGTAAGGTGGAAGATGCTAAGTGCAGGGAAAGGCGGTCAAACCAGAGGCTCCTCATCGATTCCGTCAATGCTGCCTTACTAGACATCGGCCAAAGCAAGCTTTGGGGCGCTTACCCTTGCATGGAGCGACACGTTAACAATGCACAGAGAGTTGCCACATGCCACATGCTAGTTGCAGATGAGGTATGGAGGTTAGTGAAAGGTTGGCTCTCCGACGACGCCGGCAATAAATATATGGTCAATGTTGTGGACAATGCGGGCCTAGTAGCTGATTGGGTTGTCGACAAGGAGATTCAAGGCAGGTCATGGCCCGAAGCACTACGGTTGGAGGTGGATGAAATCAGCAAGGAGATATGTAGGGATGTCCTGGACGAGTTGGTTGGGGAGGCATTTTCAGAACTAGCTGGGTGCCATTGA
- the LOC102700033 gene encoding uncharacterized protein LOC102700033 → MAIPVEEAVAALSTFSLEDEQPDVKGLAVLLSSDRYATNSPIEYSDVAAYHLSLGEDTKGINQLNTLIQEGKEMASLLYTYRSCVKALPQVTGGMRRSSSDRSCGNGTPMKVLIAQEMAKEGDTNQKTTSVVAKLMGLDDDAAFPKSVQPSNRRRFPDGHLSAMLARVNNQMSFDKHTGLVENMEYKDVYEVGYQPPRSEHLSNEFPQRRRAHEDHDKKRMDLVCQKFVEAKHLASHENLLQSKEFHESLEVLNSNKNLFLKFLEKPNSLFAKQSSEFHSAPTSPQRKRITVLKPTKSVEMKGEKQIKNQQEQTVNGSRIERTNIHRRSNSVGGHVKAERPPQHTRIVLLKPSSVITSVEHFQKNGHDNLDDSGAPVISRHLSDEINWSAQVMCHQHDESFQDCMHSNMFIRDRAYYGYDEEGSSFSDSEIGSATSRHSWEYIYRFSNPYLASSLSQASCSPESLVTREAKKHTSDRWPIVSSNEISQEKVLVQRSLSTLGEMLAMSDMKKKGATEQAVTNTSDQLCTNEPRLAVPSKCSVDGDGESTLKKMSRSKSVPVSSAAFDSLRLDGGCSNPEHEEPTSSKEEVKPKNGKSSLKGKISSFFLKHKKSGNDKLSPSSLGALGSRVPLAGNESTVNSDVSQTEWNSLQEDVASENLEKSNITHAVAPVNEPEVTSSSSKSPVITLEKALSFEIRNSHFDQPSPTSVLDASFEDASEKSPNSSENAITAKQEPLSRSLPIGSIARALSWDDSSQEATLCSTKGDSHEQDQYEFIEKIISSAGFGNEKISNIFVRWHSHDFPLGATVLDQFLEHKVEDAKCRERRSNQRLLIDSVNAALLDIGQSKLWGAYPCTDRHVNNAQRVATGDMLVADEVWRLVKGWLSDDGGDKYMVNVVDNAGLVADWVVSKEIQGRSWPEALRLEVDEISKEICGEVLDELVGEAFSELAGCR, encoded by the exons atggCCATCCCCGTCGAggaggccgtcgccgccctctccACTTTCTCCCTTGAG gATGAGCAACCAGATGTGAAGGGCTTGGCTGTGCTATTATCAAGTGATAGATACGCAACTAATAGTCCTATCG AATACAGTGATGTTGCTGCTTATCACCTGTCTCTAGGAGAAGACACGAAAGGGATCAACCAGCTG AACACTCTGATTCAAGAGGGAAAAGAAATGGCTTCTTTGCTGTACACATACCGTAGCTGTGTTAAAGCACTACCTCAG GTGACTGGCGGCATGCGAAGGAGCTCATCAGATAGATCGTGCGGTAATGGTACGCCCATGAAAGTGCTGATAGCGCAGGAAATGGCGAAGGAGGGGGACACAAATCAGAAGACTACTAGTGTTGTAGCGAAGTTGATGGGTCTTGATGATGATGCAGCCTTTCCTAAGTCTGTTCAACCTTCCAACAGGAGGAGATTTCCAGATGGCCATTTGTCTGCCATGTTGGCAAGGGTTAACAACCAAATGTCATTTGACAAGCACACAGGCTTAGTTGAAAATATGGAGTATAAGGATGTCTATGAAGTTGGATACCAACCACCAAGAAGTGAACATCTGAGCAATGAATTCCCacaaagaagaagagcacATGAAGATCATGACAAGAAAAGAATGGATCTTGTCTGCCAGAAGTTCGTTGAAGCAAAGCATCTAGCATCACATGAGAATCTTCTCCAATCAAAGGAATTCCATGAATCTCTCGAGGTTctgaattcaaataaaaacttGTTTCTCAAATTTCTCGAGAAACCTAACTCGCTCTTTGCGAAACAATCTAGTGAATTTCATTCTGCGCCAACATCACCCCAGAGGAAGCGCATCACTGTGTTGAAGCCCACCAAATCAGTGGAGATGAAAGGTGAAAAGCAAATCAAAAACCAGCAAGAGCAGACAGTCAATGGAAGTAGAATAGAGAGAACCAATATTCATAGGAGGTCTAATTCTGTTGGTGGTCATGTCAAAGCAGAAAGGCCTCCACAGCACACGCGAATAGTGCTTTTAAAACCTAGCTCTGTCATAACTTCAGTGGAGCATTTTCAGAAAAATGGGCACGACAACCTGGATGATTCTGGAGCTCCTGTTATATCAAGGCATTTGAGTGATGAGATAAATTGGTCAGCACAGGTCATGTGCCATCAACATGATGAATCTTTTCAGGATTGCATGCACTCAAATATGTTCATAAGAGATAGAGCATACTACGGATATGATGAAGAGGGTAGTAGCTTTAGTGACTCAGAAATTGGAAGTGCAACATCACGCCATTCTTGGGAGTACATCTACCGGTTTAGCAACCCTTACTTGGCTTCTTCTTTAAGCCAAGCTTCTTGTTCTCCTGAATCACTTGTAACTAGGGAGGCTAAGAAACATACCTCTGATAGGTGGCCAATTGTATCTTCTAATGAGATCAGCCAAGAAAAAGTGCTAGTGCAAAGGAGCTTGAGCACACTCGGTGAAATGCTTGCCATGTCAGATATGAAGAAAAAAGGGGCCACTGAACAAGCGGTCACTAATACCAGCGATCAGTTGTGCACCAATGAACCAAGACTTGCAGTACCATCTAAATGTTCTGTTGATGGAGACGGAGAAAGTACCCTCAAGAAAATGTCAAGGTCAAAATCTGTTCCAGTCTCATCAGCAGCCTTTGACAGTCTGCGGTTAGATGGTGGATGCTCAAATCCTGAACATGAGGAGCCCACGTCATCAAAGGAGGAGGTCAAACCTAAGAATGGCAAGTCATCTCTCAAGGGAAAGATTTCAAGCTTCTTCCTAAAACACAAGAAATCTGGAAACGATAAGCTTTCCCCATCCTCTTTGGGGGCCTTGGGTAGCAGAGTTCCATTGGCCGGTAATGAGTCAACAGTTAACTCTGATGTATCGCAGACTGAATGGAATAGCTTACAAGAGGATGTTGCTTCAGAAAATTTAGAGAAGTCCAATATTACACACGCAGTAGCTCCGGTCAATGAACCAGAAGTAACTTCTTCTTCATCTAAG TCTCCAGTAATTACTCTTGAGAAAGCACTCTCATTTGAGATCCGAAACTCCCACTTTGATCAACCTAGTCCTACATCAGTACTCGATGCATCATTTGAGGATGCTAGTGAGAAGTCACCCAATTCATCCGAAAATGCAATTACCGCTAAACAAG AACCTCTTTCGAGATCTCTTCCTATTGGATCAATTGCGCGGGCTTTATCATGGGATGATTCTTCACAGGAGGCTACGTTATGTTCAACGAAAGGAGATAGTCATGAGCAAGATCAATATGAGTTCATTGAAAAGATTATATCTTCAGCTGGCTTTGGCAATGAAAAGATTAGCAACATTTTCGTACGGTGGCATTCACATGATTTCCCTCTGGGCGCTACCGTGCTTGACCAGTTCTTGGAACATAAGGTGGAAGATGCTAAGTGCAGGGAAAGGCGGTCAAACCAGAGGCTCCTCATCGACTCCGTCAATGCTGCCTTACTAGACATCGGCCAAAGCAAGCTTTGGGGCGCTTACCCTTGCACTGACCGACACGTTAACAATGCACAGAGAGTTGCCACAGGCGACATGCTAGTTGCAGATGAGGTATGGAGGTTAGTGAAAGGTTGGctctccgacgacggcggcgataaATATATGGTCAATGTTGTGGACAATGCGGGCCTAGTGGCTGATTGGGTTGTCAGCAAGGAGATTCAAGGCAGGTCATGGCCCGAAGCACTGCGGTTGGAGGTGGATGAAATCAGCAAGGAGATATGTGGGGAGGTCCTGGACGAGTTGGTTGGGGAGGCATTTTCAGAACTAGCTGGGTGCCGTTGA